Genomic segment of Acinetobacter larvae:
GCTTCTCAACAACATGTGGAGATGAAATAGTTATGAACTTCACACTATCTTTCTCTGCGCTGATGCCTTTGGCACCTGTGATGATCGTAGCATTGACCTTGATTGCGGTCATGCTATTGATTGCGGTCAAACGTAATCATAATCTGGTCGCAACGGCTACCGTGGTTGGGCTGAATCTTGCAGCATTAAATCTGATCTTGATGTGGTTTGGTCCAGCAGTGCCAGAACAACAAGTGATGGGCTTATTTGCAGTCGATCGTTTTACGCTGTTTTATCAATTCATGATTTTAGTGGCAGCATTAGCCTGCTGTACTTTGTCACATGCGTATATCGAAAGTTACAAAGACAACCGCGAAGAACTGTATTTGATGATGTTGGCATCCACCGCAGGTGCGATGCTCATGGTGGCAAGTAATCACTATGCATCGTTCTTTATTAGTTTAGAGTTGATGTCTATTCCTTTGTATGGCTTGTTGGCTTATACCCATCAACGCGGTAAATCTTTAGAGGCAGGTTTAAAATACCTTGTGCTCTCCGCAACAGCATCTGCGATGTTGCTTATGGGAATGGCTTATATCTATGCCTATACAGGAACCTTGTCTTTTGTAGACCCTCAAGCGCTACAAGGGATCTTGAGTGGCTTCTATGACAAAGTGCCTACACCTGCTTTGGTCCTCGGTCTTGGCTTGATGATCTGTGCAGTGGCCTTTAAATTGTCGATGGCTCCATTTCATAAATGGACACCAGATGTTTATGCGGGTGCACCAGCACCGATTGCAACTTTCTTGGGTACCGTAGCCAAAGTTGCCATGATTGGTCTATTCATTCGCTTTGTGATGTCTTCAGGTTTGATCTTATTACCAAACGTTCTGTTGATTCTGATCATCATTGCGACACTGTCGATCATTGTGGGTAACTTACTCGCGGTGCGTCAGGTTAACCTCAAACGTATTTTGGCATATTCATCCATTGCACATTTTGGTTATATCTTGGTGGGCTTGGTCAGTATCAACTATACCGACATGTTCCGTGGCGTAGCACAGGGGATCAGCACTGTCGATACGCAAGCGGTGACGGTTTATGTCTTGACCTATGTCTTGACCACGATCGGTGCCTTTGGTGTCGTGACCTTAATGTCTAGCCCATATAACAATCGTGATGAAGCTGAAAGCTTGGCTGACTATCGCGGCATGTTCTGGCGTCGTCCGATTTTGACGGCTGTACTGACCTTGATGATGCTCTCTCTGGCAGGTATTCCATTAACTGCGGGCTTTATTGCCAAGTTTATGGTGATCAAACAAGCAGTGATGATGGGCAGTTGGTTCTTGTCAGCCATGGTGATTGTGGGCAGTGGTATCGGTTTATATTATTATCTCCGCGTGATTGTGGTGATGTATATGACACCACCTGAACAACCACGGATTGAAGCTGTGCGTCACTGGGGGCAACAAGCAGGTGGTTTGATGGTACTTGGTGCGACTGCTTTGGTCTTTGTCTTAGGTGTTTATCCAGAGCCAATGTTGCAGCTCGCAAAACTTGCAACATTCTCAATCGATCCTCAATTGATTCAACTAGGATTTATGCTATTTGTTCAGCAGTAAATCGTATAAGTTTTGGCATGAGCTGGTTATTTTTAATCAGCTTAGGTCTTAATTTAGAGAAATCAACAAAAGCCCTCATAGATTGAGGGCTTTTTGTGCAGAAAAGATAAGAATCACTTTACAATTCGTTTTATAATAGCTGCAGTTTAACTATATTTTTTAGGTTCCTCCTGTGCCCATTCAAGAAATTCGACATCCACTCATTCAACATAAATTGGGTTTATTACGTCGTAACGATATCAGCACCAAAAACTTCCGTGAACTCGCGCAAGAAGTCACTATGCTTTTGACGTATGAAGCGACCAAAGATTTGGCGATGTGCGATCATGAGGTTGATGGTTGGGCTGGAAAAGTAACCACACAACGTATTGCCGGTAAAAAAATTACTGTCGTGCCGATCTTACGTGCCGGAATTGGTATGTTGGAAGGCTTCTTAAATCTGATTCCAAGTGCCAAGGTCTCTGTTTTGGGCTTAGAGCGTGATGAAGAAACGCTACAGGCACGCACCTACTATAAGAAACTCGTTCCAGATGTACAAAACCGTATTGCCATGATCATTGACCCCATGTTGGCGACGGGGGCATCTTTGATTGCTGCGATTGATGTACTCAAAGCCAGTGGTTGTAAAGATATTCGCGTGATGGTGCTGGTTGCTGCGCCTGAAGGAATTGCCAAAGTTGCGGCAGCACATCCCGATGTAATGATCTTTACCGCATCGATTGACCAAGGTCTGAACCCACAAGGGTATATCGTGCCGGGTTTAGGCGATGCTGGCGATAAAATTTTTGGTAGTGTACAAAAAGACTAAAAGTCTGATATCGATTTGCCAATCTGCGATCAAGAACTGCATTCAGCAATGGATGCGGTTCTTATTTTTTATTTTTATCGGCATCGGCATTAGGCTGCGATATATTTTAAATCTAAGCTATGATCAGATGCTATCGTTCCGTAAAATCAGATCATCAAAGGGATAGATGAGTTTTAGCAAATGCAAAAAGCGATTTTGGGTTTCATATTGGCGGTCAGTGTAGCCTTTTCAAATAGTATTCGGGCAGAAGAGGTTTATTTTCAGTATGGTGATATTGCTTATGCTTTTGAATTGGATTCAATAGAGTTTTATCCATCGACTCAAAGTAAATTTAAAATTACAGCGATTAGAAAATTAGTTGGCGTACCTGAAACAAAATTTTATACTGGTAAATTTGAAGAAGATACCATTGCCCAATACCATATGGCTTTTGATTGTGCACATCAAAGCATACAGATTTTAGATTTTATGATTGGCGATAAAAATAATGGTGCAGTGAAATATAAGAGTGATAAAAAAGGTGAAATCATAAAAGCGCATGCTGGTCATGATTTGGCTATGCTTAATTTAGTCTGTGAAAATGCCAAAAACATAAAATAACAGCCCGCAAGGCTTTGCTTTACGCGCTTAACAAGCCAATAATGCTTAGATGATTTATTGGCTTGTTCGCGTTTGATATAGCGCTTGTATGCACCAGCAGGCATTGCCCATATATTGGCAATTAATCGATATGATGGCTGTGTGCTATTCGCCTTCCTCACCTTTGAGTGGAATACCACAAAAATTCATAAAGGCTTTCAGCCCCGGACCTTGGTATTTCTGACGATGCGCTAACATAAATAATGGTCGACTGAGCTGCCAAAATGGTGTGTGCAGGACGACCAATTGTTGCTCTTTGAGTAAAGGGGCAATGGCAAGTTTGGAAATACAAGAGATCCCTAAACCACCTGCGACAATTTTTAAGATCGCTTCATTGTGACCCAATGTGAGACGAATTTTGGCATGCTCTAGGTCTGGTAAAATGGCATGGTCAAAAATTTCTCGTGTGCCAGAACCTTCTTCGCGTAAAATCCATTCGACATAATTGAAATCTTGTGGATGTAACGGTCGATTCAGCTGTACCAGAGGATGATTCGGCGCGCAGCACACGGCTAGTTCGTCATTTCGCCACGGAATACAATGTAATTGTGGTAGGTGACAAGAGCCTTCGATCAGGGCTAAGTCGAGTTGAAATTGATTGACAGCTTCAATCATCTGTCTGGTATTGCCAACTTGTAATTGTAAATGCGCTTTTGGACGAATTTTTAAAAAATCTGCCATTAGGTCTGGCATTAAATAATCACTGATCGTTAATGTTGCGCCAATTCTTAAGTCTACGCTTTGTAGTTCACCTTTTGCGGCTTGTTCAAATGCTTCGCAACGCCCTAAAATTTCCAGTGCTTGGGGTAAGAGATAACGCCCCAAATCATTCAACTGTAAGCGTTTGCCTAAGCGGTCAAACAGAGGAGCTCCTAAACCATCCTCTAAATCTGCCAATGCCATACTTGCGGCACTTTGTGTTAATCGGACTGCTTCACTGGCTTTGGTGACAGTGCCTTCTTGTGCAACAGCAACAAATACCGCCAATTGGCGTAAGGTCATGCGCATTGTTTCTGCCTTAACACTTTTAAAATATCAATAAATTATACAGTTATGCTAGGATAAACAACATCCCTGCTATCACGTAGTTCGTATGTCTTTAGATAAATACAGCGTAGAAAAAGTTTTAACTGTGCATCATTGGGCAAAGAATCTGTTTAGTTTCACCATGACGCGCCCTGCACATTTTAAATTCACTGCGGGGCAATTTGCTCGCATTGGCGTTAAAGTGGGAGATGAACTGGTTATACGCGCTTATTCCGTGGTGTCCTCACCTTATGATGAGATATTAGAGTTTTTCTCCATTGTGGTTCCAGATGGTGCTTTAACGGCCAAATTACAGCATCTACAAGTGGGCGATGATATTTATTTAGAAAAAATTTCTTATGGTTTTCTGACATTGAATCGCTTCCAACAGCCCTTGCCCAATGATTTATGGCTATTGGCAACGGGAACAGGTTTGGCGCCTTTTTTATCTATTTTGCAAGATTTTGATGTATGGAAAAATTATCAACATATACACTTGGTATATAGTGTCCGAAACCGTGATGAATTGGCGTATCAGGAGCGTATCCAACAGATTGTTGCGGACTTTTCTGAGCAGCATTGTGGGTTCCAATATGTACCGATTATTACTCGTGATCCAGCGGCTGAGTTGCATCAACGTTTACCCGTCTTGATTGAAAATGGTCAATTAGAACAGTTTGTTGGTTATGAGTTTAATCCTGAGACCAGTCATATTATGTTATGTGGCAACCCGCAAATGGTTGAAGATACCAAGGCTGCGCTGAAAGCGCGCGGTTTAACCATGAATCGCCGAGGTGAGGGCAATATTGCGGTGGAAAATTATTGGTAGCTTGATTGTCAAATTCAGCGTGAGGTTTTGGTGGTTTTGTGGATTTAGTGCACTAACATATCCATAAAGTCACGTAGCTCAGTAATTGCAATGTCGATATTGCTACATAACCAAGTCGGTTCAAAGATTCCCATATAATAATCTAGGCGTTCTGCTGGTACGATAATACGTACAGGACAGTCTTCCTCTAATAAGCGCCAAGGGACTAAGGGAACATCTTGATCTAGATAAGCCAATACCTCTTGAATATCGATAATCATGGCATTGACACAATCTGGAAACGGCATGACTGAAAATTCATCGCTACGGCGACGAAAGTATTCTAAGTCTCCCCATTTTAAAAATAGGCTAGGCTTTTGAAAACTAATAATGCCGATCAAATGAT
This window contains:
- the nuoN gene encoding NADH-quinone oxidoreductase subunit NuoN; its protein translation is MNFTLSFSALMPLAPVMIVALTLIAVMLLIAVKRNHNLVATATVVGLNLAALNLILMWFGPAVPEQQVMGLFAVDRFTLFYQFMILVAALACCTLSHAYIESYKDNREELYLMMLASTAGAMLMVASNHYASFFISLELMSIPLYGLLAYTHQRGKSLEAGLKYLVLSATASAMLLMGMAYIYAYTGTLSFVDPQALQGILSGFYDKVPTPALVLGLGLMICAVAFKLSMAPFHKWTPDVYAGAPAPIATFLGTVAKVAMIGLFIRFVMSSGLILLPNVLLILIIIATLSIIVGNLLAVRQVNLKRILAYSSIAHFGYILVGLVSINYTDMFRGVAQGISTVDTQAVTVYVLTYVLTTIGAFGVVTLMSSPYNNRDEAESLADYRGMFWRRPILTAVLTLMMLSLAGIPLTAGFIAKFMVIKQAVMMGSWFLSAMVIVGSGIGLYYYLRVIVVMYMTPPEQPRIEAVRHWGQQAGGLMVLGATALVFVLGVYPEPMLQLAKLATFSIDPQLIQLGFMLFVQQ
- the upp gene encoding uracil phosphoribosyltransferase — its product is MPIQEIRHPLIQHKLGLLRRNDISTKNFRELAQEVTMLLTYEATKDLAMCDHEVDGWAGKVTTQRIAGKKITVVPILRAGIGMLEGFLNLIPSAKVSVLGLERDEETLQARTYYKKLVPDVQNRIAMIIDPMLATGASLIAAIDVLKASGCKDIRVMVLVAAPEGIAKVAAAHPDVMIFTASIDQGLNPQGYIVPGLGDAGDKIFGSVQKD
- the gigC gene encoding LysR family transcriptional regulator GigC, with translation MRMTLRQLAVFVAVAQEGTVTKASEAVRLTQSAASMALADLEDGLGAPLFDRLGKRLQLNDLGRYLLPQALEILGRCEAFEQAAKGELQSVDLRIGATLTISDYLMPDLMADFLKIRPKAHLQLQVGNTRQMIEAVNQFQLDLALIEGSCHLPQLHCIPWRNDELAVCCAPNHPLVQLNRPLHPQDFNYVEWILREEGSGTREIFDHAILPDLEHAKIRLTLGHNEAILKIVAGGLGISCISKLAIAPLLKEQQLVVLHTPFWQLSRPLFMLAHRQKYQGPGLKAFMNFCGIPLKGEEGE
- a CDS encoding ferredoxin--NADP reductase codes for the protein MSLDKYSVEKVLTVHHWAKNLFSFTMTRPAHFKFTAGQFARIGVKVGDELVIRAYSVVSSPYDEILEFFSIVVPDGALTAKLQHLQVGDDIYLEKISYGFLTLNRFQQPLPNDLWLLATGTGLAPFLSILQDFDVWKNYQHIHLVYSVRNRDELAYQERIQQIVADFSEQHCGFQYVPIITRDPAAELHQRLPVLIENGQLEQFVGYEFNPETSHIMLCGNPQMVEDTKAALKARGLTMNRRGEGNIAVENYW